The following coding sequences are from one Triticum aestivum cultivar Chinese Spring chromosome 5A, IWGSC CS RefSeq v2.1, whole genome shotgun sequence window:
- the LOC123107033 gene encoding cytochrome c1 isoform X2, with amino-acid sequence MGACATKPADLKVEGEAPEVLEDAAEKNVAGVAVAETEPAADGIRRRSLSDLLKENDESDVEAPEAEKKAEEPAAATADENGATEEQLAVEPSTATTEPNHTAEILEPEDAHDAQNDETDDEAPEAEPEKKAEEPAAATADENEVTEEQLAVEPSVATTEPNHTAEILEPEAAEDPQTHAQVVEEEKRVDPDSVQVTVVDSTESVEESKVVADTST; translated from the exons ATGGGGGCGTGTGCGACGAAGCCTGCTGACCTCAAGGTAGAAGGTGAGGCGCCGGAGGTTCTGGAGGACGCCGCGGAGAAGAACGTCGCCGGTGTGGCTGTGGCTGAAACTGAACCGGCCGCCGACGGGATTCGCCGGAGGTCTCTCAGCGACCTGCTCAAAGAG AACGACGAGAGTGACGTCGAGGCTccggaggcagagaagaaggctgAAGAACCTGCAGCAGCTACCGCTGATGAAAATGGAGCGACAGAGGAGCAGCTAGCAGTTGAGCCCTCCACTGCGACGACCGAGCCAAATCACACGGCCGAAATCCTGGAGCCAGAGGATGCACATGACGCGCAG AACGACGAGACTGACGACGAAGCTCCTGAGGCTGAGCCAGAGAAGAAGGCTGAAGAACCAGCAGCAGCTACCGCTGATGAAAATGAAGTGACAGAGGAGCAGCTAGCAGTTGAGCCCTCCGTTGCGACGACCGAGCCAAATCACACGGCCGAAATCCTGGAGCCTGAGGCTGCAGAGGATCCCCAGACACATGCACAGGTGGTGGAAGAAGAGAAACGTGTGGATCCTGATTCAGTTCAGGTTACTGTTGTTGATTCTACTGAAAGTGTTGAAGAGAGCAAGGTCGTGGCCGATACGTCTACCTGA
- the LOC123107033 gene encoding cytochrome c1 isoform X1: MGACATKPADLKVEGEAPEVLEDAAEKNVAGVAVAETEPAADGIRRRSLSDLLKENDESDVEAPEAEKKAEEPAAATADENGATEEQLAVEPSTATTEPNHTAEILEPEDAHDAQVVEEEKRVDPDSVQNDETDDEAPEAEPEKKAEEPAAATADENEVTEEQLAVEPSVATTEPNHTAEILEPEAAEDPQTHAQVVEEEKRVDPDSVQVTVVDSTESVEESKVVADTST; this comes from the exons ATGGGGGCGTGTGCGACGAAGCCTGCTGACCTCAAGGTAGAAGGTGAGGCGCCGGAGGTTCTGGAGGACGCCGCGGAGAAGAACGTCGCCGGTGTGGCTGTGGCTGAAACTGAACCGGCCGCCGACGGGATTCGCCGGAGGTCTCTCAGCGACCTGCTCAAAGAG AACGACGAGAGTGACGTCGAGGCTccggaggcagagaagaaggctgAAGAACCTGCAGCAGCTACCGCTGATGAAAATGGAGCGACAGAGGAGCAGCTAGCAGTTGAGCCCTCCACTGCGACGACCGAGCCAAATCACACGGCCGAAATCCTGGAGCCAGAGGATGCACATGACGCGCAGGTGGTGGAAGAAGAGAAACGTGTGGATCCTGATTCAGTTCAG AACGACGAGACTGACGACGAAGCTCCTGAGGCTGAGCCAGAGAAGAAGGCTGAAGAACCAGCAGCAGCTACCGCTGATGAAAATGAAGTGACAGAGGAGCAGCTAGCAGTTGAGCCCTCCGTTGCGACGACCGAGCCAAATCACACGGCCGAAATCCTGGAGCCTGAGGCTGCAGAGGATCCCCAGACACATGCACAGGTGGTGGAAGAAGAGAAACGTGTGGATCCTGATTCAGTTCAGGTTACTGTTGTTGATTCTACTGAAAGTGTTGAAGAGAGCAAGGTCGTGGCCGATACGTCTACCTGA